The Dehalobacter sp. 12DCB1 region AATATCGGCCTGTGTGTAGTTTTTCATTTCCGTACCAAAGCCGAAAGCGTCGTCCATCTTGATGAAGATGGAATTAAAGGCTGAAGTCTTGGAAGATATCATCTTCACGGCGCTGTGTATCCAGGAATCCGGTTTACTATACGGACAGTCGGCGATGCAGACCACACATCCTTCGGTCTTTTTGAGCCAGTACTCCAGGCAGGTCCAAGTGTTGACAATCCAGCGTTTGGCACCGGGATTATTTCCAGTACAGGCTATAGTAGTTCCTGGTTCATCTTCCATTGAAATGGATTTGGATGGGCAATTTATAGCGCACTTTTTGCAAGTTTTGCAGAAATCTGCTACGCCGAATGAAATGGGTTTGTCAATAGCGAGCGGCATGTCGGTTACTACCTTTGCCAAACGTACCATACTGCCGTATTCAGGGTTGACGAGCATGCCGTGACGACCGACTTCTCCCAACCCGGCAGCGGCAGCCATGGGCACGGATAGCGCGGAATCGTTGCACATGGGGATGGCATTATAACCCAATTCCCGGATAAACGTAGCAATTTTACCAACGCCTTCAGTCATCTCGGAATAACCGAGATATATTGAGGAAAGCGCAAACGCTGTGTCGGCATATTTTGCTACGAAGGAGCCGTCCTCCGGATAAGCGATTACGATGACATATTTCATAGATTTAGGAACGCGCCATTCTCCCTTTAACTTTTCGGGTTTGGTATATTGATCGGAAATAATAATTTTATCTTTTGCGCGTGTTGTTGAATACCACCAATTTTCTTGCATCTCAGTGATGCCGACCGCACATGGATTACAGAAGTTGGCAAATTTTTTAATAGCCTTACTGTTATTTTCCGGGGTATCCTCCCATTTGCCGCAGGCGTTGGGAAGAGGAGCCACGTAATTGGTGCCCCAATCGGTAAGTAAAGCATTGTACATATCTTTCTTAGCACCAGTTTCAAAAGCGTAATCACGAAGGCTGTACCCAGGCGCACCGCTTTTGCATTTATCAATCTTCAAAATGGTATCCAAATATGTTCGCCAGTACATACCATTGCAAAATTGATTGGCAAAATTTGGATCCTCAAAGGCCGTCATTCCCTCATCGAACCGCTGCAATTTATTGCAATCAGCAAAAGGCGGTAAATCATAAGGCGGCACATCCAGATATTTGATAGCTCCTTTTACACCTGCCTGGGCAGGAGCCATATAGTCTGCCATTGCGACTCCGGGGGTAGTAAGATTAATTGCACCTGCAGCAGCACCAATTGCGGTGGTGACACCGGCTATTTTCAGAAAGTCTCTTCTGTTAAATTTTTTAGATTCTTTGTTTTGAATATTATTTTCTTTTTCTCCCATTTAATTTATTTTCCTCCTTTCTTATTCTTAGGCTCCAATGGTCGGCTGGATATCTTTCTTCTTGCCCAGATCTTTACGTATGCCGAAGATATACACTATCACACCGAGGACAACGAAGATACCACCAAAGAAAAGGATCCCCATCCATCCTGCACGAGTGGCTTCTTCAGAAAAGCAAGCTAAGCTGAAAGCCGCCACAAATACGCCAATCAAATACCAAATCGCAAGTGCTGCCCACCAATACCAAGTGAGTTTTTTTAGTACAGGCCAG contains the following coding sequences:
- a CDS encoding reductive dehalogenase, with product MGEKENNIQNKESKKFNRRDFLKIAGVTTAIGAAAGAINLTTPGVAMADYMAPAQAGVKGAIKYLDVPPYDLPPFADCNKLQRFDEGMTAFEDPNFANQFCNGMYWRTYLDTILKIDKCKSGAPGYSLRDYAFETGAKKDMYNALLTDWGTNYVAPLPNACGKWEDTPENNSKAIKKFANFCNPCAVGITEMQENWWYSTTRAKDKIIISDQYTKPEKLKGEWRVPKSMKYVIVIAYPEDGSFVAKYADTAFALSSIYLGYSEMTEGVGKIATFIRELGYNAIPMCNDSALSVPMAAAAGLGEVGRHGMLVNPEYGSMVRLAKVVTDMPLAIDKPISFGVADFCKTCKKCAINCPSKSISMEDEPGTTIACTGNNPGAKRWIVNTWTCLEYWLKKTEGCVVCIADCPYSKPDSWIHSAVKMISSKTSAFNSIFIKMDDAFGFGTEMKNYTQADIDAWWNDPNDRMFNWKRKR